The DNA region CCGTGGCTACAACATTGTTGACTGGGAAGAGGAATTCAAACGTGCGCCGAATTGCCGAGTTGCAGAGAGGATTTCTAGCCAAGGATTTAAAGACCAATTGGTGAGCTTGTTAGCGGAAATTCAATAGGGAGAATTCGATGGTGAATTGGCAGTACTTAATTGAAGAAATGTATGATCATGCAAGCGATGATGCTGAACCGATGGCCAAGTACCAACGTAACCAGTTTCCATTTCTTGGTATCAAAAGCCAAATGCGCCGGGATATTTTTAAACCCTACCTAAAGGAAGCGAAAGCAGAAGCAAAGTTGCGCTTCATGGAAAATCCTAATCAAGCAATAATTGACTGGGCTTTTGTTGACGAATTTTGGTCATTTTCCGAAAGAGAATTTCAATATATTGTTTGTGATTATTTGAAAGAAATGAAGAAATATTTGCAGCCGGATGATTTATCTAGATTAAAAACATTGATTGTCCAAAAATCGTGGTGGGATTCGGTGGATGCCTTGGTTAAAACAATCGGTTATTTAGTCCATAAGAATCCTGATTTGAAGTCGGAAATGGCGGCGTGGAGCTCATCGGATAATATCTGGTTGAAGCGGACTTCAATGATCCATCAACTGGGGATGAAGGGGCAAACAGATACTATTTTATTAGCTGAAACTTGTGAAAATTGCTTGCATACAGATGAATTTTTTATCAATAAGGGAATGGGTTGGATCTTGCGTGATTATGCGAAAACCAACCAAACTTGGGTGGAAAATTTCTTAAAAAACCATGAGAGTGACTTATCTAACTTAACCTGGCGCGAGGCCACAAAATACTTTTACTTAGAAAAAAACCAGATATAATGGCGTTTTTCAACGGGTAAGCCTTTAAATTATTATTAAAATACAAAATATGGTACAATGGTGATTAGAAGGCGCATGGTTAACTAGGAGGCTATATATGAGTATTAAAGTCACAGATGAAATGCAAGAACTAGTTGGAACTGAATTACGTCGTGGTACAAGTAAGTCGAGAATTGCATC from Aerococcus urinaeequi includes:
- a CDS encoding DNA alkylation repair protein: MVNWQYLIEEMYDHASDDAEPMAKYQRNQFPFLGIKSQMRRDIFKPYLKEAKAEAKLRFMENPNQAIIDWAFVDEFWSFSEREFQYIVCDYLKEMKKYLQPDDLSRLKTLIVQKSWWDSVDALVKTIGYLVHKNPDLKSEMAAWSSSDNIWLKRTSMIHQLGMKGQTDTILLAETCENCLHTDEFFINKGMGWILRDYAKTNQTWVENFLKNHESDLSNLTWREATKYFYLEKNQI